DNA from Bradyrhizobium japonicum USDA 6:
AACACCGCTGACCAGCTGCTGAACGAAATCCAGCATCGCCGCGCTTCCTCCCGATGCAACCAGCGGTTCTTCGCGACCGCCTTGCTGCATCTTGTGTCCAGTCGCTACGCGGTCGTTTCGCCGCGTTAGCGCCATTTGTCCCGGCGGCAATTCAGCCTGAACCGTCCAGCGCTGTCAACAAACGGTGACTTGCCATTAGTAGCAGCCGGATGGCGGAATTTGTGGGCCGTAGATTCACGGTGCCGAAACATCTTGGGATCATGGTCGCGAGCGATGCAAAACCGGATGGTATGGCCGTCATGAAGCCGGACAAGTCGGCGCTGGAAGTCCTGGGGTTAACGAAGCGTTTTGACCGTCTGGCGGTCGACAGCCTCGATCTCACCATTCACGCTGGCGAATTCTATGCGCTGGTCGGCCCCAACGGCGCCGGCAAGACCACCACTTTGCGCATGGTCGCGGGCCTGTTGCGGCCCGATGCCGGCGCGGTCTCGATCTTCGGCATCGATGCGCTCGCAAATCCCGTCGCCGCCAAGCAGGTGATGGCGTGGGTCTCCGACGAGCCCATGATCTACGACAAGCTGACGCCGCTTGAGTACCTCGAATTCGTCGCCGGGCTCTGGGGCATCGCGCCGTCGGTCTCGGAACCGGTCGCACAGGACCTCCTGACCTCGCTCGGGCTCGAGCCGCACCGGCACGAACGCTGCGAAGGCTTTTCCAAGGGCATGCGCCAGAAGGTCGCTCTCGCCGGGGCGCTGGTGCACGATCCCCGGCTCATCATCCTCGACGAGCCGCTGACCGGCCTCGATGCCGTTTCCGCCCGACATGTGAAGGGGCTGCTGAGCGAGCGCGTCCGCGCCGGCTGCACCGTCATCATGACCACGCATATTCTCGAGGTTGCCGAACGCATGGCCGACCGCATCGGCGTGATCGCCTCGGGCCGTCTGGTCGCCGAGGGCACGCTGACTGAGCTGCGCCAGCAGAACGGCCATGCCGACACCAGCCTGGAGGATCTCTTCATCGCGCTGGTGACGCTTCCGGAAGCCGCATGAGCTCGGCAACCGCGCTCTCCTGGTTTGCCCGCCACGAGCTCCGGCTCGCCTGGCGCGAATGGTTCGCCATGATGACCGGCGGCCGGCGCAAGCGGGCGCGCGCCGCGGTGATCGGCCTGCTGTTCTTCGCGGCACTGCTGCACGTGCCGGCCTGGGCGGTGATCGGCCGTTTCGCCGACCTGCAGCTGCCGCTCGACAAATCCTCGCTGATCGTGATCTCGGCGACGATCTTTCTGGCCTGGACGCTGATGCTGTCGCAGGCGATCGAATCGGTGACGCGGGTGTTTTACGCCCGCGCCGATCTCGACCTGATCATGTCCTCGCCCGCGACGCTGGCCAATCTGTTCTCGGTGCGCATCGCCGCGATCGCGCTGGCCGTCACCGCAATGGCGCTGCTGTTCTCGACGCCGTTCATCGACGTGCTGGTGATCGGCGGCGGCGCGCGCTGGCTGGCGGCGTTCGGCGTCGTCGTCGCCATGGGCCTCTCGGCCGCGGCGATCGCGATCGCCGTCACCATCCTGCTGTTCCGCCTGATCGGCCCGGCGCGCACGCGCTTCGTCGCCCAGGTCCTCGCCGCGATGATCGGCGCCGGCTTCGTGATCGCGCTCCAGGTCGCCGCGATCATGTCCTATGGCACGCTGTCGCGCTTCACCATCCTGACCTCGGACAGCTTCGCCGCCTACGCGCCCGACGTCGACAGCATCTGGTGGTGGCCGGCGCGGGCGACCATGGGCGACAGCGAGGCGCTGCTGCTGCTCCTGGCGCTCGGGCTCGTGCTGCTCGGCAGCGTGATGGCGGTCTTCTCGCACCGCTTTGCCGACACTGCGATCGATGCCGCCGCTTACGGCGCCTCCGGCAGCAAGGCCGCGAAGCAGCGCCCGTTCCGCCGCGGATCGCGGCAACAGGCGCTGCGGCGCAAGGAATTTTCGCTGCTCTGGCGCGATCCCTGGCTGATCTCGCAGACGCTGATGCAGCTGCTCTACCTGGTGCCGCCGGCACTGCTGCTCTGGCGCAACTTTGCCGAGAGCTTCGCGGCGCTGACGCTGATCACACCTGTCATCGTGATGGCGGCGGGACAGCTCGCGGGCGGGCTCGCCTGGCTGACGATCTCGGGCGAGGACGCGCCCGATCTGGTTGCGACCGCGCCGCTGACGCCGTCCAGCGTCATACGCGCCAAGATCGAGGTGGTGCTGATCGCCATCGCCGCCATCTTCTGCCCGCTGGTCGCAGCACTCGCCTTCGCCTCGCCGTTCCAGGCCGCGGTCAGTGCCGGCGCTGTCATCATCAGCGCGGCGTCCGCGACTTCGATCCAGCTCTGGTTCCGGGTGCAGGCCCGGCGCAGCCAATTCCGTCGCCGCCAGACCTCGTCGCGGCTCGCGACCTTCGCCGAAGCCTTCTCCTCGATCGGCTGGGCCGCCAGCGCCGCGCTGCTGCTCGCCCTTCCCATCGCCGGCCTCATCAGCGGCCTGATCACCGCGACCCTCGTCGCCGTCACCTGGAAGTTCAGCCCAAAGCGCAACTAAAAGCCGGGAGTGAGGCTGCGACACTGACGCGCTGTTGATCGCGGCCTATTGGCCACGCGCTGCATTGCACGCTAGACTTCTTCCGAAGTCATCGGGGACGGATTCATGCGGCGACTGGTTTCAGCGGCTCTGGCGCTGTTCGGCGCATTGCTCTCTCCTGCTCTCGCCCAGCAGCCACCTCAGCGGAGCGAATGCCTGGCGATGGCAAACGCCGTGCCCCGCGCAATGCCGGCCGCCTTCCGGCAGGCCGCAGGCTCGGCTGAAGTCCAGATCACCTATGCCGGCCATTCCACCTATTTCATCGACACGCCCGGGGGTTTGCGCATCGCGACCGACTACAGCGGCGCCTACCAGGTCGGACGTCTGCCCGATGTCGTCACCATGAACCGGGCGCACAGCACCCACTACTCTTTATTTCCCGACAAGCGCATTCCCCATGTGCTGCATGGCTGGGGTGAGGACGGCAAGCCGGCCATCGTGTCGGAGCGCATCGGCGACACCTTCATCCGCAACGTCACGACCGACATCCGCCGCTATTTCGGTGACGATTCCGGCACCGACATGATCCGCGACGGCAATTCGATCTTCATCTTCGAGGTCGCCGGGCTCTGCATCGGCCATCTCGGCCATCTCCACCACAAGCTCGACGAAAGCCATTTCGCCCAGATCGGGCGGCTCGACATCGTGATGGTGCCGATCGACGGCACCTACACCATGTCGCTCGACGGCGTCTCCGAGATCACCAGGCGGCTGCGCGCCTCTGTGGTGCTGCCGATGCACCGCTTCGCCACCCCGCTCGACGAGTTCATGCACCTCATCGGCCGGCAGTTCGAGATCGATCGGCGCAGCGAGCGCTCCTTCCGGATGTCGCGGGACGCACTGCCGACGACGCCGACAGTGATCATCCTCGACGGCGTCTGACGCGCAATTTTCTCCAAGCCGATTGCCGTTCGGTCGTGCTGATCTCCTCACGACAGGAGATCGACATGACCGACTTTGCCAGACTTTTGCACGCGGACGGACCGAACCCCGAGCACGCGGCGGCGCTCCAGCTCTACGGCCGCTTCGTCGGCGACTGGGATGCCGGGATCACCGCTCATGCCCCCGATGGAACCAGGCACACCGCGCCCGGCGAAATCCATTTCGGCTGGGTGCTGGAAGGCCGCGCCGTTCAGGATGTCTGGATCATTCCCCGCCCCGCGGGTGCGCCGGCGTTTCCGATCGCCGGCAATTGGTACGGCACGACGCTGCGGGTCTACGATCCCTCCATGTCCGCGTGGCGGATTTCCTGGTTCGATCCCGGTCGTAGCGTATTCCGCCAACAGATCGGCCGCCCGCGCGGCGAGGACATCGTGCAGGAAGGTACGACCGATGCGGGCGACCTGACACGCTGGAGTTTCACAGAGATTGCCGAAGATTCCTTCCATTGGCTCGGCGAAGTGAAGCCGGCAGCCGCTGCCGATTGGCGGCTGGCGGTCGATGTGAGGGCGAAGCGGCGCAAGGGCTAACGACGGCGCCGCTGTGCTCGCGATGACGGGTGCGGTTGCGCAACACGCGCAGCTGGATGCGAGGACGAGATGCTAGGCTCCCCCCACAAAAACATGAGGGAGCGAATGCCGATGGCTGCAAGCGGTGTGCCCGCCAACACGAGCGGGCTATTCGTCGAGCCGCGCGAGGACTGGCTCGCGCAATATCAGGAGGAGATCATCGATCCGTTGCGGCCGATCGTCGATCCTCATCACCACCTCTGGAATCGCGGGCATCGCTATCTGATCGAGGAGATGGCGGCCGATATCGCCTCCGGGCACAACATCATCGCCACCGTCTATGTCGACTGCCGTTCGATGTATCGCGCGCACGGGCCCGAGGCATTCCGGCCGGTCGGCGAGGTCGAGTTCGCCAACGGCGTCGCCGCCATGAGCGCAAGCGGCGGCTACGGCACGGCCGCGATCTGCGCGGGCATCGTCAGCCACGTGAACCTGCTGCTGGGCGATGCCGCCAAGCCGGTGCTGGAAGCCGAGATCGCTGCGGGCAACGGCCGCTTCCGCGGCATCAGGCATTCCTCGGCCTGGGATGAAGACCCTGTCGTCGCCGGCATGTATGCCAACCGGCCGAAGGGGTTGTTGCAGGACTCAACCTTCCGCAAAGGCTTTGCCTGCCTCGCACCGTTGAACCTGAGCTTCGATGCCTGGCTGTTTCATCCGCAGATCGGCGAGCTGACCGAGCTCGCGCGCGCCTTTCCCGACACCAGGATCGTGCTTGACCATTGCGGCGGCCCGGCCGGCGTCGGTCGCTTTGCAGGGCGGCGCGAAGAGGTGTTTCCGCAGTGGCGCGCCTCGATCCAGGGAGCTCGCGAAGTGCGAGAACGTCTCGGTGAAACTCGGCGGGCTCGCGATGTGCCTGCTCGGCTATGACTTCCATCTGCGCGCGAAGCCCCCGTCCTCCGAGGAGCTTGCGGCGGCCTGGCGGCCCTATGTCGAGACCTGCATCGAGGCGTTCGGCCCCAGGCGCGCAATGTTCGAGAGCAATTTCCCGCCGGACAAGGGCCAGTGCAGCTACCAGGTGATCTTCAACGCGTTCAAGCGTATCGCGGCGCCCTTGAGCGAGGCTGAGAAGACGGCGCTGTTCTCGCAGACGGCGAGCGATGTCTACCGGCTCGATTTGCCTGCATGAAAGGATTTGCGTCAAGACGAGAAGAGGGGCCGGGATGTTGGTCCCGGCCCCTCTTCCGTCGTGGCCGCTGGGAAGCGTCCTTGAAACCCGGAAACTGACTAGCCGGCACCCATCAGCGAGGCCGGACGGCGTTCGCCCGTGGAGACGAACATCTTCTTGAGCTTGTTGACGACGCGGATCAGGAATCCGATCATCACGGGATTGGTCTTGCGGCAGAAGGCGATCTTCTTGACGTGGCCTTCGACATGCCATTTGGCATGCGCGCCGTCGCGGAAGAAAATGACGTCGCCCGGGCCGTAGCGCTTCGGCGGCATGCCGTCGCTTTCGAGCACGATCGATCCTTCCATGATCATGATCGTCTCGTCGATGTCGTAGTACCAGTTGAAGCGCCCTTCGGTGCAGTGCCAGATGATGGTCGAGGCGGTGCCGTCGGCGCTGGTGGACAGGATGCGCGAACGCGACACTGGATTGCCTTCGATAATCCAGGACGGCTCGATCGGCCGCAGCTCAAGATCCACGTTGCAACTACTGATTTCAATCAATGACGGCGACATCTGCTTCCCCAGGGAATATAATATGTATGGCCGGGTCTGGGCCCGGATTGTTTCGAAAGATGTTGGGAACGCTAGTAGCCGGTTTTTAATTCTTTCTTACGCAGGCGCCGACAATCAGCCGCAAGTTGCAGGCGCGACGAGGTTAACGTCGGGATTTGCCTGCAAATTCGCGAACATGAACCCATCTTTTCCGGGGTGCGACAAAGTGCGCGAAAGTGACCATCGAAGGAGTCCGCACCGATGCCCCTCACCCTGGAGGTTCTGACAACCCAAGGCGAGGTCGTCGCCTGGCTCGGCAGCCTCGATGTTTCCTTCGCAGCCGAAGAAGAGCCCTGGTTCACGATCGACGGCGTCGAAAGCCCCCGGCAGATCGGCAGCGACGGCTGCGGTGGCACCTTCGTGCTGCTGCCATCGCGGAATGTGCTCTACGTCTCATCGGAGGGCCGCGCTGGAATTATCGCCGGCACGTTCGAGGCCTTCATCCAGCTCGTTGTCGCTCGCCCCTACTGGCTGGACATCCTCAAATTCTCCGCCGGCGGCGATCTCACGGAGATGCGGCGCGCGGCGGATGCGCTGGAGGCGACACTCGACGAGGAGGATGACGTCAACGCGGCCCGCGAGGAAATTCGCGGCGGCCTCGACCTGCCCGAGGCGGACGATCCCATCGGTGCGCTTTACGAGGCGGTCGCCACGTCCGACGCCATCGTGCGGGCCACCGACGGCAGCCCGTTCACGACGCTGTTCAACCGCTTCAGCATCGACAACAACCCGATGCTGCGCAACGCGGCGGCGTGAGGGCACGTGACGCCAGCGTTCGGGCTTGAACCCTCCACCATCATCGTCATGGCCGGGCTTGTCCCGGCCATCCACGCCTAGCGGCACAAAGAACGTGGATGCCCGGGACAAGCCCGGGCATGACGAGCAGCAGCGGCCTACTTCGCCCACTCGCCCTTGCGGAACACCGGCACCTTGCTGCCGTCGGCGAGAATGCCGTCGATGTCGGTCTCGGCAGAACCGATCATCCAGTCGATATGGATCAGGCTCTGGTTGCCGCCTTGCGCGGCGATCTGCTGCGGCGTCAGCTGCGCGCCGTTGACGAAGCATTTCGAGTAGCACTGACCGAGCGCGATGTGCGAGGCCGCGTTCTCGTCGAACAGCGTGTTGTAGAACAACAGCCCGCTCTGCGAGATCGGCGAGGAATGCGGCACCAGCGCCACCTCGCCGAGGCGCCGCGCACCTTCGTCGGTGTCGAGCACCTTGTTCAGCACCTCTGCGCCGCGCGAGGCCTTTGCGTCGACGATCTTGCCGTCCTCGAAGCGCACCGCAATGTTGTCGATCAGCGTGCCCTGGTAGGATAGCGGCTTCGAGCTCACGACATGGCCAAAGACGCGTCGGCAATGCGGCGTGGTGAAAACCTCTTCGGTCGGGATATTGGCATTGCAACTGATACCGTTCTTGGACAGCGAGGCGCCGCCCTCCCACTCGTGTCCGTCGGCAAGCCCTATGGAGAGGTCGATCCCGGGACCTGAATATTGCAGCGCGCGAAAACGCTGGCCGTTGAGCCAGTTGGTGCGCTCGCGCAGCACCGCATTGTGGCTCGCCCAATTGCCCATCGCATCCTCGCGGTCGACGCGGGAGGCCGCGAAGATCGCGTCTGCCAGCTTGCCGATCGCAACGTCCTCGGGATCATCAGGGAAGACCTGCTTGGCCCATGACGGGCTCGGATAGGCGATGATGTTCCAGTTGGTGTCGAAGTTGACGATTTTTTCCAGCGCCGGCTGATAGGCCATCGAATTGGCCTTGCTGGCGCGCGCCACCTTGGACGGATCTTCGCCGGACAGCAGCATCGGATTGTCGCCGACGATGGCAAGCCGCGCGGTGTTGTCGGAGAACGCCTTGGCCATGCCCTCATAGAGCCAATTGGCGGCACGATCGAAGCTGTTGTCCTGGCCGTAACGGTAGCGCGCCAGCGTCATCTCCTCATCCGACAGGATCGGCGTCACGATGCCGGCGCCGGCCTTGTAGGCGTGCACGGCGATCCGCCGCACCAGCGGCAGTGCGATCGCGGGCGCCGTCAAGAGCAGATCCTGTCCCGGCCGCAAGCCCAGGCCCACCTTCACCGCCACCTCGGCCAGCCGGTCGAGTTTCACGGGATCGATGGGAACGGCGGAATTGCGGTGATCAATCATGCGGGGTCCTCTGCCGAAGGTCTCTCGTTCAATCTAAGTCTAGCATCGCTAGGCGCAAGTGCGCGAGCGCCTTGCGACACGGAGAAGATACGCAGTTTCACGCATCTTGGTTTTCAACGCGTTGCCGATTTCAGCACCCGATCGACCATGGCAGGCGCAAGGCCGAGGTAATTTTTCGGTGAAGTCAGCGCCTCGATGGTGGCACGGTCGATCCTGCTCGATACGCGGGCGTCGGACGAGAGCGCGTCCGCCAGCGTCAGACCCTTCTCATTGGCGAGCCGGCAGGCATCATAGACCACGTCGTGCGCCTCCTGCCGCCCGATCTGTGGCGCCAGCCCCATCATGACCGCTTCGGCCACGATCAGGCCGCGGCTGATGGCGAGATTGTCGTTCATCTTCCTTTCATCGACGATGAGGCCAGCGAGCGCGAACTTCGCCTGGTGCAGCGCGCCGGCGGTCAGCACGAAGCTTTCCGGGATCGCCATCCATTCGGCATGCCAGGGCCCGGTGGCGCGCTCGAAATCCTGCACTATCGCGTCCAGCATCAGACCGGCATGCTGGCGGACCGCCTTGGACGCCGCGA
Protein-coding regions in this window:
- a CDS encoding MBL fold metallo-hydrolase gives rise to the protein MRRLVSAALALFGALLSPALAQQPPQRSECLAMANAVPRAMPAAFRQAAGSAEVQITYAGHSTYFIDTPGGLRIATDYSGAYQVGRLPDVVTMNRAHSTHYSLFPDKRIPHVLHGWGEDGKPAIVSERIGDTFIRNVTTDIRRYFGDDSGTDMIRDGNSIFIFEVAGLCIGHLGHLHHKLDESHFAQIGRLDIVMVPIDGTYTMSLDGVSEITRRLRASVVLPMHRFATPLDEFMHLIGRQFEIDRRSERSFRMSRDALPTTPTVIILDGV
- a CDS encoding ABC transporter ATP-binding protein — encoded protein: MKPDKSALEVLGLTKRFDRLAVDSLDLTIHAGEFYALVGPNGAGKTTTLRMVAGLLRPDAGAVSIFGIDALANPVAAKQVMAWVSDEPMIYDKLTPLEYLEFVAGLWGIAPSVSEPVAQDLLTSLGLEPHRHERCEGFSKGMRQKVALAGALVHDPRLIILDEPLTGLDAVSARHVKGLLSERVRAGCTVIMTTHILEVAERMADRIGVIASGRLVAEGTLTELRQQNGHADTSLEDLFIALVTLPEAA
- a CDS encoding cupin domain-containing protein, yielding MSPSLIEISSCNVDLELRPIEPSWIIEGNPVSRSRILSTSADGTASTIIWHCTEGRFNWYYDIDETIMIMEGSIVLESDGMPPKRYGPGDVIFFRDGAHAKWHVEGHVKKIAFCRKTNPVMIGFLIRVVNKLKKMFVSTGERRPASLMGAG
- a CDS encoding aminopeptidase, with the translated sequence MIDHRNSAVPIDPVKLDRLAEVAVKVGLGLRPGQDLLLTAPAIALPLVRRIAVHAYKAGAGIVTPILSDEEMTLARYRYGQDNSFDRAANWLYEGMAKAFSDNTARLAIVGDNPMLLSGEDPSKVARASKANSMAYQPALEKIVNFDTNWNIIAYPSPSWAKQVFPDDPEDVAIGKLADAIFAASRVDREDAMGNWASHNAVLRERTNWLNGQRFRALQYSGPGIDLSIGLADGHEWEGGASLSKNGISCNANIPTEEVFTTPHCRRVFGHVVSSKPLSYQGTLIDNIAVRFEDGKIVDAKASRGAEVLNKVLDTDEGARRLGEVALVPHSSPISQSGLLFYNTLFDENAASHIALGQCYSKCFVNGAQLTPQQIAAQGGNQSLIHIDWMIGSAETDIDGILADGSKVPVFRKGEWAK